In a genomic window of Phacochoerus africanus isolate WHEZ1 chromosome 6, ROS_Pafr_v1, whole genome shotgun sequence:
- the LOC125129726 gene encoding histone H2A type 2-A produces the protein MSGRGKQGGKARAKAKSRSSRAGLQFPVGRVHRLLRKGNYAERVGAGAPVYMAAVLEYLTAEILELAGNAARDNKKTRIIPRHLQLAIRNDEELNKLLGKVTIAQGGVLPNIQAVLLPKKTESHHKAKGK, from the coding sequence ATGTCTGGTCGTGGCAAACAGGGAGGCAAGGCCCGCGCAAAGGCCAAGTCCCGCTCGTCCCGCGCAGGTCTGCAGTTTCCCGTAGGGCGGGTGCACCGCTTGCTGCGCAAAGGCAACTATGCCGAGCGGGTGGGGGCCGGCGCGCCTGTCTACATGGCGGCGGTCCTCGAGTACCTGACCGCGGAAATCCTGGAGCTGGCGGGCAACGCGGCGCGAGACAACAAGAAGACGCGCATCATCCCCCGCCACTTGCAGCTGGCCATCCGCAACGACGAGGAGCTGAACAAGCTGTTGGGCAAAGTCACCATCGCCCAGGGCGGCGTCTTGCCCAACATCCAGGCCGTGTTGCTCCCCAAGAAGACGGAGAGCCACCACAAGGCAAAGGGCAAGTGA
- the LOC125129725 gene encoding histone H3, whose amino-acid sequence MARTKQTARKSTGGKAPRKQLATKAARKSAPATGGVKKPHRYRPGTVALREIRRYQKSTELLIRKLPFQRLVREIAQDFKTDLRFQSSAVMALQEASEAYLVGLFEDTNLCAIHAKRVTIMPKDIQLARRIRGERA is encoded by the coding sequence ATGGCCCGTACTAAGCAGACGGCCCGCAAGTCGACCGGGGGCAAGGCCCCGCGGAAGCAGCTGGCCACCAAGGCGGCCCGCAAGAGCGCGCCGGCCACCGGCGGCGTGAAGAAGCCCCACCGCTACCGGCCGGGCACCGTGGCCCTGCGGGAGATCCGGCGCTACCAGAAGTCGACCGAGCTGCTGATCCGCAAGCTGCCCTTCCAGCGCCTGGTGCGCGAGATCGCGCAGGACTTCAAGACCGACCTGCGCTTCCAGAGCTCGGCCGTGATGGCGCTGCAGGAGGCGAGCGAGGCCTACCTGGTGGGGCTGTTTGAAGACACCAACCTGTGCGCCATCCACGCCAAGCGCGTGACCATCATGCCCAAAGACATCCAGCTGGCTCGCCGCATCCGCGGGGAGCGGGCTTAG
- the LOC125129728 gene encoding histone H2B type 2-E, protein MPEPAKSAPAPKKGSKKAVTKAQKKDGKKRKRSRKESYSIYVYKVLKQVHPDTGISSKAMGIMNSFVNDIFERIAGEASRLAHYNKRSTITSREIQTAVRLLLPGELAKHAVSEGTKAVTKYTSSK, encoded by the coding sequence ATGCCTGAGCCCGCAAAGTCCGCCCCGGCGCCCAAGAAGGGCTCGAAGAAAGCCGTCACCAAAGCCCAGAAGAAGGACGGCAAGAAGCGCAAGCGCAGCCGCAAGGAGAGCTATTCCATCTACGTGTACAAGGTGCTGAAGCAGGTGCACCCGGACACGGGCATCTCGTCCAAGGCCATGGGCATCATGAACTCCTTCGTCAACGACATCTTCGAGCGCATCGCGGGCGAAGCGTCCCGCCTGGCTCACTACAACAAGCGCTCGACCATCACGTCCCGGGAGATCCAGACGGCCGTGCGCCTGCTGCTGCCCGGCGAGCTGGCCAAGCACGCCGTGTCCGAGGGCACCAAGGCGGTCACCAAGTACACCAGCTCCAAGTGA